In the Diceros bicornis minor isolate mBicDic1 chromosome X, mDicBic1.mat.cur, whole genome shotgun sequence genome, atgtcttcttggtggagtgtcccttttatcattatacattgcccctctttgtctctcattacctgttttatcttgaagtcaactttgtctgatataagtatggcaacacctgctttcttttgtttgccattagcttggaggattttcttccatcctttcactctgagcctgtgtttgcctttagagctgagatatgtttcctggaggaagcatattgttgggtcttgttttttaatccttcccactactctgtgtcttttgattggagagttcagtccatttacatttagggtaattattgatatatgagggcttattgttgatattttatcgctctttttctggttcttttgcatttcttttgtttcttgtcccttgcatttcggactaccaattcagtttggtagttccgtagggggggttctcttagttttctgtctttatcatgtgtgattctgttctcattatttgtttagtggttaccatgaggtttgtataaaaaatctcgtggatgtgatagtccattttttgatggcctcttattcccttagactaagttgattcgatccctttcctcttccccttctaagttattgctgtcacatcttattccttcttgtgttgtgagtttgtgtttaacatgatgaggttatatttatttttggtgattaccttcccttgatctttggttttataattaagtgtttgctaatctattctgatagagagctgcaattttttctggttttgtcgatctattttcctccttgttcaaaactttgaatcccctttctctcttttttctcaggcatgagggccttcttgagcacttcttgtagtgtgagtcttgtggcaatgaactcccttagcttttgtttatctgggacagttattatttctccatcatatctgaaggatattttctctggatagagtattcttggctgaaagtttttgtccttcagaattttgaatatgtcgttccactctctcctagcctgtaaagtttctgtcaacaaattggctgagagcctgatagaaaatcctttgtatgttattttttttttttgtctagctccccataatattttttctttgtcatttgacttttgccagctttactactatatgccttggacagggtcttttcgtgttgatatatttaggagatctatttatttcactcattggtatttccagctccttccccaggtttgggaagttctcagctattgtttctttgaacaacttctctgctcctttttccctctcttcttcctctggaatacctagAATCCTTATGTtgaatttcctaattgagttggatatttcttggagatttTCTTCATTTCGTTTTAGTCTTAGCTctgtttcctcctccatctggagcatttctgcattgctctcctcaatattgctaattctttcctccacgttgtcagccctgatgcttaaggcttccagatttgtatTTATCTcctctgttgtgtttttcatctctaagatttctgattggtttttctttatagtttcaatctcttttgtgatgaaactcctgatttcattgaattgtctgtctgtgttttcttgtatttcattaagcttttttatgatggctatttggaattctctgttgttaaggttatatatttctgtactttCAGAGTTGACTTCTGggcacttgtcattttccttttggtctgtagctttaatatatttttgcatagtgcctattggtgttggcttatttttcctcatagtggAAATATATGGTTGCAATTTCCTCTTCCTGCCGCTgagtgggggtcaagggctgtgtattctggcccgcctcaatccGCCGGCGCTCTGCTCGGCCCCCAGCTGAGCTGAGGCATGGCTGAGATGAAGCGTGGCTGATCTGAAGCATGGCTGAGCGGAGGCTGCTGGGGTtgaagcatgggaacagctggagctggagtgtgggaacagctgggactggagcacaGCGAGGCCTAAGCTGCTGGGGCTCGGGTacgggtgggttgaagcagctgaagctgaagcaccactgggctgaagaagctggcacTGGAGTGCAgctgggctgaagttgctggcaCCAATTAAGCTGGAGTCTGAGCATGGCCAAGCCGGAGCAGCTGGGGCAGGGCACAGtcgagccaaaggagctggggctgtggcacagTGGAGCTGGGGCATCTGCGGCCATGTCGTgatccagctggagcagctggggctgtggcatggtgaggcctgagctgccgctgcctctggtgcggggcaCGGTCGCActgccactgctggtgggacCTGGTCACCTGGGGGCTAAttttttataatagctttattgaaatataattcacataccacaatattcactcttttaaagtctACAAGTCAGTAGTTTTTCCTATATtgacagagttgtacaaccattaccactacctaattttataacatttccatcaccccaaaatgaaaccctgtgcctcccctccccaaagctccagcaacCAATAATTTACTTTCTGCATCTATAtctttccctattctggacatttcatacaaacagaatcatacaatatgcggtCATTTGTGACTGGctactttcacttagcattatgttttctatgttcatccatgttgtagcgtgtatcactCCTTCAtgcctttttatggttgaataatattccattgtatagatatatcacattttgtttattcatttatcagttgCTGGACTttggggttgtttccattttttggaaattatgaataatgctgctatgaacatttatgtacaagtttttgtgaggATGTATACTTCCAATTCTCTTGGGTAGCTAGTAATGGAATTgggtgggtcatatggtaactctatgcttaacattttgaggaactgccagaccattttccatagtagctgcaccattttactagCAATAAATGAGAGCTCTAATTTCTCCACAccatcaccaacacttgttattgtctgttttatatatatagatcTTGTATTCAGCAAAATTGCTaacttcatttattatttctaattgtaGATTTGTTTGGATCTTCTATGTACATAACCATATCTTCAAATACTGGGTTTTAATTCTTTTCCAATTTTAGAAccctttatttccttttactGGCTATTTGTACTGACTAAGGCCTCCAGGTCATTGTGAATAAAAGTGGTCATAGTGGACAATTCTGTCTAGTTGGTGTCCTCAGAGGGAAGCATTTGATATTTAaccattaaatattttcttagttGTAGTTTTTTTCTAGATATACCTTATCATTTTAATGAACTTACTgtcaaatgattcagaaaaattatataaacatagtgatatatgtatatgtacatatatgtttatatatgtgtatataatgaTGCATGTGATTcagaaaatatacattatatattttataggtaGATaaataggaagagagagaaatagcaaACAGGGTAAAGGGACATGGGAGTTGCTTaaactattcttgcaacttttctcaaatttaaaattattatttacattttaaaaagaggacaaaaggaaatgtatatatgtgtgtgtgtgcattttcttACTAATGATACAtatgttgtttccaattttcagTTACTACAAACAGGGCTGCTGCTTATGGTCCTATAGGTTATTCACTTCTGAAGTGCCCCTTCCCAAGCGAATGAGTTAAGCTACCATCCAGCCCCAACCCAGCCCACCAAGCCAAACAATGTGAAGGCATCCACCCTTACGAagggttggtttttttttaagcataaaaAATACTATCTGCTTGCCATGCTGTGCCACATGAGGCTGCTTTCACCACAAGGGGGAACCTTTTATTAATTTAGACAAAGATGCTATACAGCTTAGCAGAGATCTTAATcatacacacatttaaaaaaactgcTGCAGTCAACATCCTTATTGGAATTGCTGGTTTGTAGGGTATGTATGTCTTAAACTTTATGAGGCATTGCCACATTCATCTCCAATTATTTGTACACTGTCATAAGCAGTTTATGAGAATTCTCATTTCCCCATATCCCttcaacacttgatattgtcattatttttactATTGCCAACTGAATAGTTTTGAAATGGGATcccatttttgttctatttaaaatctttctgattaCTAATGTGATCGTGCATCTTTTCAAATGTTCCTCACTTGGAAGTGATTGTTCATATATCTTTTggatatcttccatttgcccttCTATAAGTGCTCGCCTccgccctgctctgtgcccagaaaACCGACCTACATGGATTGCATAAATGGCTCCCTTGGCCTGTGGCTTCTAGTTAAGTTTGGCCAATGGAAGAGCTCCATCTCTACCAGATTAAGAGGTTGCTGTGACTAAGTTCCTCTACGAAAGGCCACAATCCTGTCCAGGGATTCTCTTCTATAGCTAGAACTCTCTCTGTGTTCCAGTAACAACTCCCTGCCCTCACCTCTTCATGTTTTGGTGAGAGGTCACAGTTCCCTACTATCACTAGCCCCAGGGTATTTCAAAATCCCTTGTTGGTATCATTATTAGTCAGCTACTGCTGCAATAATGCTTTATAAGAAATTTCCCCCAAACTTATAATAGTTACTTGTTCTCCTTGCTGTTGTGCTATGGGCTGTCTTGGGCTATTCTCCTTCAGGATGCAGTTAGGGTGGGCTTGGCTCTAGGATGCAGATTGTGTTCAGATCTGCTTCATGTGAATCACTGTGTAGCCCAAACTGAAGATCAGCAACCACCTGGGGCATGCTCTTTTCATCCCAATCACAGAACTGCAAGAAGACTAGCAAAACCACACAAGCATATTGAAATCCTCTATTCACATCATGTCTGCTCATGTTGCATTGATAAAAGCAAGTGCACGACCAAGCACAGATTCAGAGGAACAGGTATGTATACTCCAGCCCAAAGGGTGGGGGGGAGTGGGGAATGAATATTTGCAGAATAGTTATCCAATCTATCAGAATTTATTTTAACCATACCCACACCTTTGTACATAGTCTCTCCATTTAACTCTCCTGTTACTCCATTTGTGTGTACCATCTGTTTCTTGTTGGGACCCTGATTAAGACTATATTATTCTTACAAGTTTTATTACATAGATTTTCCAGTTTTCATGGACATACACTAACCCCACCCCCCATTTTAGtgcagtcttttttctttccttttttgtgtggaTCCTCCTCCCCAAAGGCCCTACCCCATCTCTGGCATCAACACTTTCCCACCTCTTGTGACCCACACAAACAACCTAATaggtatatttctatatttttcttcatacCTAGAtaatcatgtgtgtgtgtgtattcatatgTAAGACTTTTTGGTTGAAATGTCTATTTAACAAAAAAATGGGCACATTATGCAGTTTTCTGCATATTGTGTTTCTTACTTAACAAAACACTGCAAAAATCTCTCCAAATCAGCCAGCATAGAACTATCTTATTCCTTTTAAATGCTGAATTCTGTTCCATCATGTTGATTCCGTTCCCCTATTGATGTATGAAGTGGATTCTATGATGTACTGCCCAGATCCCACCTTTGGGAGTGAGGCACTCATTCTCCCAACTGCTAGGAGTGTAGGCTGCTGAGAATTACAGCTGAATCACTCCCTGGGTATTCCTATGGGTTGAAGGGAGCTGCCTTACCCAGTGATACACTGCTTCTCTAGGTAAGACACACCCCAATGACTAGTCAGTGTGGAGGTATCACAGGTCTGGCCTCATCTTAATTCATAACTTTTCTGAATGGCCATCCCAGCTTTAGACATCCCTGTAGGATCAGCTGGTGCCTCTACTGCAACTGCACATCTCTTCAAATTCTCCCTCTGCTCAATCCTGCCTCCTTCACTCCTTTATAAGTGTTGTTTACAAGATCTGTTTCCGGGGGAACTTAAAGTATAATACATATTTGGCCCTAGAAGTGGTCCTAAGAAGCAGATTATGAAAAGGATTTTGGAGCACGATTACTGCCACATGGCTAGAAATGAGGATTACATCACCGGTGgtaaatgaagtactgatagccCCTGTGATGTGCTACTTGTGCAAGTCTCCAAACTTTCACTAGTGGTGAAGAGAGATAGGAcaccaaaggaaggaaatttacTGACAGGTGCAATATCTCAGGAATTTTAGTGGTTCAGAGGAAGTAGTAATTATAAAGATTGTGCAAATAGATGGTTGTTACAAGAGGCTACTGATGAGCTGCAGAAAAACAATGAAAGGCTAAGGGTGATTAAATACCAATTTAACAAAAGCCAAAAAGTCCCATCTAGAGACAGAAGGCAGAGAAATCTAAGGATTGGCCTGTAAGCATTAGTACTCTTTATACTGCAGTCACAGTCCATTTTTATTTCCTACCACATAGCAAGCCAACCTATGCATGAACTAAGCTCAGCCTTTTCCCACTTCTTTCTTATGTTCTAGAAAAATTACTCAAATTATAAATGAGGGAGAGTTGATTCCAtgaccttttaaatatttttttttgtgaggaagactggctctgagctaacatctattaccaatcctcttcCGTTTTTtctcccccgaagccccagtagatagttgtatgtcatagttgcacatccttctagttgctgtatgtgggacgcggcctcagcatggccagagaagcggtgcggcggtgcgcgcccaggctccaaacccgggccgcgagtagtggagcgcgcgcacttaagccacggtgccggccctgaTTCCATGACCTTTTAAGATCACACCAGCGTGATGCCCTATAAGTCCAGCTGAGGCTCATCCAGCTATCAGCATATTTAACTTTCCCCAGCGATAGATGAAGTAGCTGAGGCTTTTCTCAGCACTGTAGATTTAGAGGTTAacataaagagaaacaaaaaaagagtaatgttttttcctcttctgcCCATTAGAGAAAGTTCTAATCTTATTGTCCTGCAGGTGATCAAACAGGTTTGTACCTAAATTAACAATCTCAGTTCtacattcctttctccactgcTCACACGCTCAAGGCTCTATAAACGTAAAAGCCTTTTCTGAAGCACCTGTGACTCTGCTGGTTCCCTCAATAATGGGCGAAATAAAACTACGAGAGGTGTTCAGCAACAAATATGGAGGATTCATGGTTTGTAAAAATTAGGTGTTGTGCTTCCAGCAGCCTTTTGGAAATGAGGAAATCTTTGCCAAGAGCCTCCGAGCTGACCTCTCCTTACCTCACCTTGGCCAAAATCAGATCAAGGTCCATTTCCTCATGGAACTCACTGGTTTGGAAGAATGAGCATCTGGGATTGAACGATCACTAGTGGGGTCTCCATCACCAGAATCACCACAGGtctatcttttctgttttataacACAAGACACTACATCAGCCACAGAACGGCAGGGGGCATAGCTGCTGAACAAGACACAGACCCCATGTactggaggaggggggagaggcacTATAGTCATTGAgactcaatttcttttttaacagcatctgatatttattgaaaataaggaaaagacTTTTGTCCAGGTAGTGTAGAAGAactgggcagagtgcaggggttACTGTGCTGAACAAAAGGCACACATCAGAGAGACAGCTGCAAATTCAGAAGAGAACTGGATTCTAGGCAAAACTAACAGGTCCACAGGAGAAAATGAGTGACTCGATTTAGCTGCCAGGCACCCCTGGGACCTGGGGACCATCTGGCAGAAGCAGATGTCTCTAGGAGTACGGAGGGAATGGGTCCGGCTGAAGGTGAAAGGCAGGCCGGCCCCTTCAGGGGGCAGTGAGCTGTCTGAATCATGGTCCAGGGGCTGTGGCCAGCTCAGATCCCTCCCGGGGGTGTCCAGATCACTCAAGGCCGCAGTCTGTCAGTGGGATGCGGTGGATGGCGATGGTGGCGGCAGCACAGATCTCTGGCACATGGATGCAGGCCTGGTAGCCCGGCAAGGGGGCGGGCTGTGAGTGGTCTGTCCAGTGTGTAACCGGAGCCCAGCTTGCAGCTGGAGCGCAGGCAGAGCCAAGTGTGCACGGGAGGGGCCGGGCAGGCCAGAGAGGGCGGCGGCGCGCTACAGAGCGAGGCCCAGCGGCAGCAGCGGGAACCTGGAGCGCTATTCCTGGAACAAAGGCAAGCACTACGCGGGAGGGGACAGGAGCGCGGGGGAGATCGCGGCGACTCGAAGGTGAGGGAGGGGGAGGCGCGGCGGGAGGATGCCTGTAGCTATCTGGGCGGCGGCCACTGGCGCAAGGGACCCTCCCCGGCCACCCGCCCCCAGGCCGAGGGTCTCTCGGCCTAGAAGTCCTCGTCCTCCACCCATCCAAAGACCCGCTTCATCTCGGCCAGGAAGCCCCGGTAATCATTGAGGAGGGggctcttcttcctgatgtaGGGGATCACCcactgcagggccggccccgtgaggCGGGTGATGAGGAACGTCACCTTCAGGGCATCGCTGGAGAACAGGGTCTCGTCCACTAACATGTAGGCGCCCGTCTGCACGATAAACTCCGGGAGCCGGTCGGTATCGCCGTCGAACGTCTCGGGGAAGGGAATCGGGTTCCTCCACCGACGCGTCTGGGGCCgcaggggcagggccaggagggCCTTCATCAGCTGCACTCGGCCGTCCATCGCGCCGCGCTCGCTCGGCTGGGCTCTGCGGCGCTAGGCGGAGGTCGGCGGGGAGGCGTGGCGGGAAGTGCGTGTGTGCGGAGGCGGGCCTAGGGCCTGGGTGGGCGGGGTTATGGGCGGAGGCCGCTGCTGCATGGCTCCGCCCACAGCGTCAATGATCGCTAGTGTGCAGGCGCGACATGGGGAGGCGCGCTGCAGTGGATGGTAGGGAGAAGGGAGTGGGCGTAACGCCCTCTCGAGGAGGTGGCGTCGGAATTGAAGGGGCGGAGCTGAGGTTTCCCAGACCGGCCGCGGGCAGGGCTGGTCGCCAGGCGAGAAGCCCAGGACACCTGGCTCTATATGGTGAGGATGGAGCCCGCTGTACTAGGAAAGAGGAAAGTCCAAATGCTCTGGATCTGAGGAGTCTGCCTAGTGTACAtcctccctgcctgccactcACCTACCCTTGCGTGTACCTTAGCCCGCCTTCGACGATGACACTTCGGAAGATTATTGGTTGATCATTTTGTGAATTGTCCCTCTGCCTTTGTCTGATGCTGTCTCACGATTAGAATGAGTTATTTCTCCCTAGTATACCGCTGAAAAGATATCGTGTCTCTCATCGTATCATGTCAACGTCCTCATAATGGCAATATGTTTTATTACTGATGACGTGTACCATGATTACTTGTTTGCCATATATACTTTGCACACAGTTTGATCTACTGGGTTATAAGGTCTGAGGAGCAGGATAGTTTGCACTTCTGCTTGCATCCATACAGACTTTTCAGTAAGCAAGTCCTACCAGAGCAACTAAACGTGATGTATCTTGCCTCCAAGAATTCCAGGATGCCATCTatgaattttatcattttttagtaGTAAGAAATGAGAGAtaccaaatatattttctgtttctaatgGGATGATCatatggatttttctttttatattttctattgctGTCTTAAATTATCAGAAGtttacaacacaaatttatcatatTACAGTTCTGTAGGCCAAAAGTTTGGTATGGTTCTTCCCAGACCAAAATCATGGTATTGGCAGTCTACGTTCCTTTCTGGATGTTCTGGGGGATAATCCTTTTCTTGTTCATTTGGGCttttggcaggattcagttcttgGTGGTTGTAGGACCCAAGTCCCATTTTCGTGCTGCCTGTAAACTGAGGGCCATtcccagctcctagaggccatcATGTCATATGAGATGCCAAAAATGATTTCCAAATCATTGGAAATGATTGGAGCCATTCCAAAGTGGCTCTACTATtctgtattcccaccagcaatgtatgagagattAGTTTGCTCTTCAAAGTCAATGACAGTTACTATTgtcagattttgttttgttttgtttcttctctttagttttgtttttactttagccattctaataggtgtgaactAGTAACTCATTGTGACTTTAGATTGCAATTCCCTaattattaatgatgttgaacatcttttctgtgtgcttatatgccatacatatatcttcttttgtgttcaaatattttgcccatttttaattgagttgtttacttttttattgttgagtttttagaGTTTTGTATATATCCTA is a window encoding:
- the RTL8C gene encoding retrotransposon Gag-like protein 8C, giving the protein MDGRVQLMKALLALPLRPQTRRWRNPIPFPETFDGDTDRLPEFIVQTGAYMLVDETLFSSDALKVTFLITRLTGPALQWVIPYIRKKSPLLNDYRGFLAEMKRVFGWVEDEDF